The proteins below are encoded in one region of Canis lupus familiaris isolate Mischka breed German Shepherd chromosome 21, alternate assembly UU_Cfam_GSD_1.0, whole genome shotgun sequence:
- the OR51A18 gene encoding olfactory receptor family 51 subfamily A member 18 (The RefSeq protein has 1 substitution, 1 frameshift compared to this genomic sequence), producing MSAFNTSEVEISTFFLIGIPGMKHAHIWVSIPICLMYLLAILGNCTILFFIKTETSLHEPMYYFLSMLAFSDLGLSISSLPTMLRIFLFNATGISPDACFAQEFFIHGFSAMESSVLFIMSIDRLIAICNPLKYTSILNSVRVFKIGLVSAIKSLLLVFPFPFILKRLRFCKKSLLSHSYCLHQDVMKLACSDNRVNVIYGLLVALTAMLDLVCIAVSYMLIMKIVLGITSHKGCLKVLNTCISHICAVLIFYVPIITLAIIHRFAKNVSPVVRVVIADTFLLVPPLMNPLVYSVKSSD from the exons CAGCCTTTAACACTTCTGAAGTGGAAATCTCTACCTTCTTCCTCATTGGGATCCCAGGGATGAAGCATGCTCACATTTGGGTTTCCATCCCCATTTGCCTCATGTACCTCCTTGCCATCCTGGGGAACTGCACTATCCTCtttttcataaaaacagagacCTCTCTGCATGAGCCTATGTATTATTTCCTCTCCATGCTGGCCTTTTCTGACCTGGGACTGTCCATCTCCTCCCTTCCAACCATGCTGAGAATCTTCTTGTTCAATGCCACTGGAATCTCCCCTGATGCTTGCTTTGCCCAGGAGTTCTTCATTCATGGATTCTCAGCCATGGAGTCATTAGTACTTTTCATCATGTCTATCGATCGCTTGATAGCCATCTGCAACCCTCTGAAATACACCTCCATTCTGAATAGTGTAAGAGTCTTTAAAATTGGCCTTGTATCTGCTATAAAAAGTCTCTTATTggtcttccctttcccctttattctgaAGAGGCTGAGATTCTGTAAGAAAAGCCTTCTATCTCACTCCTACTGTCTCCATCAGGATGTCATGAAACTGGCCTGTTCTGACAACAGAGTCAATGTCATCTACGGACTGCTTGTGGCTCTAACAGCTATGTTAGACTTGGTATGCATTGCTGTGTCTTACATGCTGATCATGAAGATTGTTCTGGGCATCACCTCACACAAGGGCTGTCTCAAGGTCCTCAACACTTGCATCTCCCACATCTGTGCTGTGCTGATCTTTTACGTGCCTATTATTACCTTGGCTATTATTCACCGCTTTGCCAAAAACGTTTCTCCAGTTGTTAGGGTCGTCATAGCTGATACCTTCCTTCTGGTTCCCCCTCTAATGAATCCCCTTGTGTACTCTGTGAAG TCATCAGATTAG